One segment of Metallosphaera cuprina Ar-4 DNA contains the following:
- a CDS encoding Lrp/AsnC family transcriptional regulator, protein MTDYYYLDNVDKKILSILQKDARTPFSRLAKMLDLSESTIHMRVKRLVKEGVIKNFGIEIDLDRIGLNVLAFILIKAEPKKYEDILKKLVEMDEIYDIYDVTGEYYALLKVRVRSREELAKVLDYIGKLEGVSSTYTMVALRTIKEKKNLDD, encoded by the coding sequence ATGACTGATTATTATTATCTAGATAATGTTGACAAGAAAATACTAAGTATTCTGCAAAAGGACGCCAGGACACCGTTCTCTAGGTTAGCTAAGATGCTCGACTTAAGCGAATCGACTATACATATGAGGGTCAAGAGGCTTGTAAAGGAAGGGGTAATAAAGAACTTCGGCATAGAGATAGACCTGGATAGGATTGGCCTTAACGTACTTGCCTTCATCCTTATAAAAGCGGAACCGAAAAAATACGAGGATATTCTCAAGAAACTTGTAGAAATGGACGAGATCTATGACATTTATGACGTTACAGGAGAATATTATGCTCTTTTAAAGGTAAGGGTGAGGTCTAGGGAGGAGTTAGCTAAAGTCTTGGATTACATTGGAAAGCTAGAGGGGGTCTCGTCGACTTACACCATGGTCGCCTTGAGAACGATAAAGGAGAAGAAGAACCTAGACGATTGA
- a CDS encoding slipin family protein, translating into MSLIADVVGLVFLLIIILIFVALSFRVVREWERAVVLRLGRILAMKGPGIIFLIPFVDKPLVVDLRVRTVDIPPQTTITRDNVTVSIDAVVYYKVVDPMKAVSMVANYNMAVLNISQTSLRDIIGQMELDEVLSKREEINKRLQEILDSYTEAWGVKVTAVTVRDIKLSPDLLTAIAKQAEAERLRRAKVILSEGERQAATILAEASKSYQNNPMAIQIRFLETLSDISQRGGLVVVVPAGKGIYPTLATSMALANRLKKTEGSAKKEGS; encoded by the coding sequence ATGTCTTTAATTGCAGACGTAGTCGGTTTAGTCTTCCTGCTTATTATCATTCTGATCTTCGTAGCGTTATCATTTAGGGTAGTGAGGGAATGGGAGAGGGCGGTAGTTCTTAGACTAGGCAGGATATTGGCAATGAAGGGGCCTGGGATAATTTTTCTCATTCCCTTCGTTGACAAGCCTTTGGTTGTAGACCTTAGGGTGAGAACGGTAGACATACCTCCACAAACCACAATAACTAGGGATAATGTGACCGTGTCTATAGATGCCGTGGTTTACTATAAGGTAGTAGATCCGATGAAAGCCGTATCGATGGTTGCTAACTATAATATGGCGGTCTTGAACATATCTCAAACCTCGTTAAGAGACATAATAGGACAAATGGAACTAGATGAGGTGTTAAGCAAGAGAGAGGAGATAAACAAGAGATTGCAGGAGATCCTAGATTCTTACACAGAGGCCTGGGGGGTTAAGGTGACCGCGGTAACTGTAAGGGATATTAAACTCTCCCCCGATCTGTTAACTGCGATAGCTAAGCAGGCGGAGGCTGAGAGGCTTAGAAGAGCTAAGGTGATACTGAGTGAAGGAGAGAGACAGGCCGCAACGATCTTAGCAGAGGCATCAAAATCGTATCAGAACAATCCGATGGCAATTCAAATAAGGTTCCTTGAGACGCTCTCCGATATATCTCAAAGAGGAGGATTAGTGGTAGTTGTCCCTGCAGGTAAGGGAATTTACCCCACTTTAGCAACTTCTATGGCACTTGCAAACAGGCTTAAAAAAACCGAGGGCTCAGCTAAGAAGGAGGGAAGTTGA
- a CDS encoding NfeD family protein, which translates to MAHGYVIPVIIILILIIALIVTGYIYDPLVVIPSVAIIGFLAYRMFYVIAKTRKRNIYTYKGKIGKAIDDIPRGKIGYVVLEGEYWEALALDDIRKGDTVKVEDMRDLKLIVKRNIDETIV; encoded by the coding sequence GTGGCACACGGTTATGTAATTCCTGTAATAATCATACTGATCTTGATAATAGCTCTCATAGTAACTGGTTACATATACGACCCTCTAGTTGTTATTCCGTCAGTGGCCATTATTGGATTCCTAGCATATAGGATGTTTTACGTAATAGCCAAGACAAGGAAAAGGAACATCTATACTTACAAAGGGAAGATAGGTAAGGCCATAGATGACATACCAAGGGGGAAGATAGGTTACGTAGTACTGGAAGGAGAGTATTGGGAGGCATTGGCTCTAGATGATATAAGAAAAGGGGACACAGTGAAGGTGGAGGACATGAGGGATTTAAAACTTATAGTTAAGAGGAATATTGATGAAACTATCGTTTGA
- a CDS encoding NAD(P)/FAD-dependent oxidoreductase translates to MRIAIIGGGPAGISLAWFLKGTKFDVTVYEGLDDVGKKPCAWGVLRGIENYIEIPKESIYSEIKGFRIFLDGKLISEVRERSKLGYIVDKPLMLRRLGEKVDLRLNSKAVLENGKLKLNGKIEEADKVILATGHYSLSKDLTIPALQYVTDLNYDPEMVDMYFYSDLLGYGWIFPDPLGAKIGVGGYSSLEFISEKLKSITSGKILVRHGARVADFGVIEERLNGNYIGEALGTVYAVTGEGIRPSIISSKIMAHSLLEGKDFSKEFRNSKLYWSLQIHASVIKRAKASNSVKSLEKVLLRADPKLVVKFAMGDFGKLDLIKLFGSAIL, encoded by the coding sequence ATGAGAATTGCCATAATAGGAGGAGGACCTGCAGGGATATCTTTAGCCTGGTTCTTGAAGGGGACTAAATTCGACGTTACCGTATACGAAGGATTAGATGACGTAGGTAAGAAACCTTGCGCATGGGGTGTCTTAAGGGGGATAGAGAATTACATTGAAATACCGAAGGAGTCTATTTACAGCGAAATAAAGGGATTTAGAATATTCTTGGATGGGAAGCTGATCTCAGAAGTCAGAGAGAGGAGTAAGCTGGGGTATATAGTGGATAAACCTCTAATGCTTAGGAGATTAGGAGAGAAGGTAGACCTGCGTCTTAACTCAAAAGCCGTGCTTGAAAACGGGAAGTTAAAGCTAAATGGTAAAATCGAGGAAGCGGACAAAGTGATTTTAGCGACGGGTCACTACTCCCTCTCGAAGGACCTAACTATACCTGCGTTACAGTACGTAACTGATCTCAACTACGATCCCGAGATGGTTGACATGTACTTTTACTCCGACCTCCTGGGATATGGATGGATCTTCCCTGATCCATTAGGGGCTAAAATCGGAGTGGGCGGGTACTCTAGCTTAGAGTTCATTTCAGAAAAACTGAAGTCAATAACCTCAGGGAAAATACTGGTGAGGCATGGAGCTAGAGTTGCTGATTTTGGAGTCATCGAGGAGAGACTTAATGGAAATTATATTGGAGAGGCGCTTGGCACAGTTTATGCGGTTACAGGTGAAGGTATAAGGCCCTCTATAATATCCTCTAAAATAATGGCTCACTCCTTGCTCGAAGGGAAGGACTTCTCAAAGGAGTTCAGGAATAGTAAGCTCTATTGGAGCTTACAGATTCACGCCTCAGTCATAAAAAGGGCTAAGGCATCCAACTCGGTTAAGTCCTTAGAGAAGGTGTTACTTAGGGCGGATCCCAAACTAGTTGTAAAGTTCGCTATGGGTGACTTCGGGAAGTTAGATCTTATTAAACTGTTTGGGAGTGCTATATTATGA
- a CDS encoding Cdc6/Cdc18 family protein: MIREALRGGKGEVIKNPKVFIDPLSVFTDIPFREDIIRESAIAVRYFVKNDVKFSNLFLGLTGTGKTFVVKYIYNEIEEVKKEDQEYSGVKQVYLNSREVGGTPQAVLSVIAEKLTNSLVPRHGVNLGEYIDKIKSVLRGKKAIIYLDEVDTLVKRRGGDIVLYQLLRADADVSVIMISNDINVRDYMEPRVLSSLGPSVIFKPYDAIQLKEILAKYAEYGLIDNTYNDEILSYIAAISAREHGDARKAVNLLFRAAQLASGIGFIKKEHVDKAIVEYEQERLFEAVKSLPFHYKLALRAIVTSDDVVTAHKVYSKYCDKLKQKPLSYRRFSDIVSELDMFGIVKIKIMNRGRAGGIRKYVEVHDKERIMKVIEENLTEEMGYEYDERSMEES, from the coding sequence GTGATCAGAGAAGCGTTAAGGGGGGGAAAGGGTGAGGTAATAAAGAACCCTAAGGTGTTCATCGACCCACTCTCGGTGTTCACTGACATCCCCTTCAGAGAGGACATAATTCGCGAATCGGCCATAGCGGTTAGATATTTCGTTAAGAATGACGTTAAGTTCTCGAATCTCTTCTTGGGTTTAACTGGAACTGGAAAGACATTCGTTGTGAAATACATTTACAACGAAATAGAGGAAGTTAAGAAGGAGGATCAGGAATACAGTGGCGTTAAACAAGTATATTTGAACTCAAGAGAAGTGGGTGGAACACCTCAGGCCGTTCTATCTGTCATAGCAGAGAAGTTAACTAACAGTCTAGTCCCAAGACATGGGGTAAACTTGGGAGAATATATAGATAAAATTAAAAGTGTGCTAAGAGGCAAGAAGGCCATAATTTACCTTGACGAGGTCGATACCTTAGTTAAGAGAAGGGGAGGAGATATAGTTCTCTATCAGCTTCTAAGGGCAGATGCCGACGTCTCAGTTATCATGATCAGTAACGATATAAACGTGAGGGATTACATGGAACCTAGGGTATTATCTTCGCTAGGCCCTTCGGTTATATTTAAGCCCTACGACGCTATCCAATTAAAGGAAATACTCGCAAAGTACGCCGAATATGGGCTTATTGATAACACGTACAACGACGAGATACTATCGTACATCGCGGCGATCTCAGCTAGAGAGCATGGAGACGCAAGGAAGGCAGTGAACCTCTTGTTTAGGGCCGCTCAACTAGCATCTGGCATAGGGTTCATAAAGAAGGAACACGTTGACAAGGCTATAGTTGAATACGAACAGGAAAGGTTATTTGAGGCAGTGAAATCTTTACCTTTCCACTATAAGCTAGCATTAAGGGCTATAGTGACCAGTGACGATGTAGTAACGGCCCATAAGGTCTACTCTAAGTATTGTGATAAGCTGAAGCAAAAGCCACTCTCCTATAGAAGATTCTCAGACATAGTGTCAGAGCTTGATATGTTTGGTATTGTGAAAATAAAGATAATGAATAGGGGGAGAGCAGGGGGGATTAGAAAATACGTAGAGGTTCATGACAAGGAAAGGATTATGAAAGTGATTGAGGAGAACTTAACGGAGGAGATGGGATATGAGTACGACGAGAGATCTATGGAAGAGAGTTAA
- a CDS encoding thermopsin family protease: MNFLSLGIIFMLLSLAASSIQYAYSYQVGISFPVGVTYFPLFSVTYTPFVEGVVNLTSLSIGRSFISGQLFQYGNASLQLNVMLNGTYWVQNVMLFHELSDKTFEVIMVVNFWNLTGPFTTLIQNSTIFQGLGVYCYQGPRFNVSLPVSLSLFLNSSRSLQFGYSVNGERNVYLDLPFSGLFKLGGLSANGLPNDLEIVWGGPGGGSSVDMTAQGREELYYLDDGKLAVVPSALSVGLDTAESAYGIATSPDLSNITLPSANINRGVNSPSVLWPIPPKINVTQINDMVKVKLYYGNYTFSNQVVEIRVIKGLSLTPLYQGVTNASGEVVFKNVTEPFYQVYFPGNYSLSQSYALSSPQLNRLIGSTTTAFDNLINFLKTYNFKKALSSDFNHVKYQSKTSVDYLTLEVILGLVAGILISALTLRKLSHS, translated from the coding sequence ATGAACTTTCTTTCACTTGGCATTATCTTCATGTTGCTTTCACTTGCAGCTAGTTCGATTCAATACGCCTATTCCTACCAGGTAGGGATCTCGTTCCCCGTTGGCGTAACTTACTTTCCGTTGTTTTCTGTAACCTACACCCCTTTCGTTGAAGGCGTAGTTAATTTAACCTCTTTAAGCATAGGTAGGTCTTTCATTTCCGGTCAACTCTTTCAGTACGGCAACGCTTCTCTTCAACTCAACGTTATGTTAAACGGTACTTATTGGGTACAGAACGTTATGTTATTCCATGAACTTAGCGACAAAACGTTTGAGGTGATCATGGTTGTCAACTTTTGGAACTTGACAGGGCCATTCACTACCTTGATCCAGAATTCAACTATCTTTCAAGGATTAGGAGTATATTGTTATCAAGGACCTAGATTCAACGTCTCTCTTCCAGTTTCGCTCTCCCTTTTCCTCAACTCATCGAGAAGTCTACAGTTCGGATATTCAGTTAATGGGGAAAGAAACGTTTACCTAGATCTACCTTTTAGTGGTCTCTTCAAGTTAGGGGGACTTTCAGCTAATGGACTACCTAATGACCTGGAGATAGTATGGGGAGGCCCAGGAGGAGGTAGCTCGGTTGACATGACCGCTCAGGGAAGGGAGGAGCTCTATTATCTTGACGACGGTAAATTAGCTGTAGTTCCCTCAGCGCTTTCAGTTGGGTTAGACACTGCGGAGTCTGCTTATGGGATTGCAACCTCCCCAGACTTAAGCAACATAACCCTCCCGTCAGCTAACATAAACCGGGGAGTTAACTCACCGTCAGTACTGTGGCCCATCCCTCCTAAAATTAACGTAACACAAATTAACGATATGGTAAAAGTCAAGCTTTATTATGGGAATTATACGTTCTCTAACCAAGTAGTGGAAATAAGGGTGATTAAGGGCCTCTCTCTAACTCCACTATATCAGGGAGTAACTAACGCTAGCGGAGAGGTCGTCTTCAAGAACGTGACTGAGCCATTCTACCAGGTCTATTTCCCGGGCAACTATTCGCTTTCTCAATCTTACGCTCTCTCATCTCCCCAGTTAAATCGTTTGATAGGTTCGACTACAACGGCTTTTGACAACCTAATTAATTTCCTTAAGACATACAATTTTAAAAAAGCATTGAGTTCAGACTTTAATCACGTTAAGTATCAGTCGAAAACTTCAGTTGACTATCTAACTCTAGAGGTTATACTAGGGTTGGTGGCGGGTATATTAATATCAGCGTTAACTTTGAGGAAGTTATCACATAGCTAA
- a CDS encoding S-methyl-5'-thioadenosine phosphorylase — protein MSGKEKASIGVIGGSGLYDPEIFSNTKEIKVYTPYGEPSDLITLGTLEGKQVAFIPRHGRKHRIPPHKINYRANVWALKELGVKWVISVSAVGSLNLKYKPGDFVIPDQFIDMTKGRQYTFYDGPVVAHVSMAEPFCNSLRKVIIQSSKKLNITAHEKGTYICIEGPRFSTRSESVVWKDVFKADVIGMTLVPEVNLACEAEMCYSTIAMITDYDVFADIPVTAEEVTKVMAENTEKAKALLRETIKSLPDAPDERECSCCHSLKTALI, from the coding sequence ATGAGCGGAAAAGAAAAGGCCTCGATTGGGGTAATTGGCGGATCCGGTCTATACGATCCTGAGATATTCTCAAACACCAAGGAGATTAAAGTGTACACTCCTTATGGAGAGCCTAGCGACCTCATTACCCTTGGTACCCTTGAAGGTAAGCAGGTAGCTTTCATCCCTAGACACGGGAGGAAGCATAGAATACCTCCCCATAAAATAAACTACAGGGCGAACGTTTGGGCCCTTAAAGAACTAGGAGTGAAGTGGGTAATATCAGTGTCTGCAGTAGGTAGTTTAAACCTAAAGTACAAGCCTGGAGACTTCGTGATACCTGATCAGTTCATCGATATGACTAAAGGGAGACAATATACATTCTACGATGGTCCGGTAGTAGCACACGTTTCTATGGCTGAACCCTTCTGCAACTCGTTGAGAAAGGTAATAATTCAAAGTTCTAAGAAGCTAAACATCACAGCCCACGAGAAGGGTACTTACATTTGCATAGAAGGGCCTAGATTCTCGACCAGATCTGAAAGCGTTGTGTGGAAAGATGTATTTAAGGCAGACGTAATAGGGATGACGTTAGTACCTGAGGTTAACTTAGCCTGTGAGGCTGAGATGTGCTATTCCACGATAGCAATGATTACAGATTATGACGTGTTTGCAGACATTCCAGTCACTGCTGAGGAAGTGACAAAGGTGATGGCTGAGAACACTGAGAAGGCCAAGGCCCTTTTAAGGGAAACTATTAAGTCCTTGCCCGATGCACCAGACGAGAGAGAGTGTTCATGTTGCCACTCCCTGAAGACGGCTTTGATATAA
- a CDS encoding 4a-hydroxytetrahydrobiopterin dehydratase, whose product MVKLNLKDIESSLNELKGWKFENDTLVKDFLFKDFSNSVKFLTMVQPVADSLDHHPDVCIFYNKVRVTLTTHDEGGVTDLDVKLAKKLDELAKLFEY is encoded by the coding sequence ATGGTTAAGTTAAATCTAAAAGATATAGAGAGCTCATTGAATGAGTTGAAGGGTTGGAAGTTTGAAAACGATACGTTAGTTAAGGATTTCCTCTTTAAAGACTTTTCGAATTCAGTAAAGTTCTTAACTATGGTACAGCCGGTAGCTGACTCGCTAGATCATCACCCAGACGTGTGTATATTCTACAACAAAGTTAGAGTAACCTTAACAACTCATGATGAAGGTGGGGTCACGGACCTTGATGTGAAGCTAGCCAAAAAGTTAGACGAGCTTGCTAAACTGTTTGAATATTAA
- a CDS encoding cobalt-precorrin-4/precorrin-4 C(11)-methyltransferase, with protein sequence MKKVTIMGVGPGDPELLTVKALKRLNQCNSIFFTGSLIGDEIRKLIEGKRAFDTSSMTMEEIVSKIKTEVEEGMEVCVIHDGDPSIYGAISEEMFLLGKEGIETEVIPGISSFQLSASLLGIELTCPGGPQSIIITRLPYRTDYKKEILVNRDSTIIIFLSIHLVSLIQSELLKTFPADFPVAVVYRAGWHDQLILRGELKDLEKMVRENKITKTALIFVSECLRYSGKRSNLYSPNFVHSYRGSQ encoded by the coding sequence TTGAAAAAAGTAACTATCATGGGAGTAGGTCCCGGAGATCCGGAACTGCTTACTGTTAAGGCATTGAAAAGGTTGAACCAATGTAACTCAATATTTTTTACAGGATCCTTGATAGGTGATGAGATTAGGAAACTTATTGAGGGTAAGAGAGCATTTGATACCTCTTCTATGACCATGGAGGAAATAGTAAGCAAAATTAAGACCGAAGTTGAGGAGGGAATGGAAGTATGCGTTATTCACGATGGTGATCCGTCGATTTACGGTGCGATAAGCGAAGAGATGTTTCTCTTAGGTAAGGAAGGAATAGAGACGGAGGTAATACCCGGGATAAGTTCGTTCCAGCTCTCCGCGTCTCTTCTGGGGATAGAATTGACGTGTCCCGGTGGTCCCCAGTCAATAATCATTACTAGGCTGCCTTACAGGACGGACTACAAGAAGGAAATTTTAGTTAACAGAGACTCAACAATAATTATTTTTCTTTCCATTCACCTAGTCAGCTTAATTCAGAGCGAACTGTTAAAGACCTTTCCTGCAGACTTTCCAGTGGCTGTGGTTTACCGAGCCGGTTGGCACGATCAACTTATTTTGAGGGGAGAGCTTAAGGATCTAGAAAAGATGGTCAGGGAAAATAAGATAACTAAAACAGCTTTAATCTTCGTAAGCGAATGTTTGAGGTACTCTGGGAAAAGGAGCAACCTATATTCCCCGAACTTCGTTCATTCATATAGGGGATCTCAATGA
- a CDS encoding SAM-dependent methyltransferase yields MNLYGIGIGPGDPELITLKALKMIRKVDAIVVPVSSLKLTYNAVKPYLGGKEVIEFNLPVRRDRSEYRKLADSISSYREVAYVTLGDPAFYSSLYRLSEHVSVAEVVPGISSFSWCSALHKIPIGLGDEKVLISPGNLDGSYKADTFVFMKGETEAPIKCGNGYFTVSIKRSAQSRNG; encoded by the coding sequence ATGAACCTTTATGGCATAGGGATAGGCCCAGGTGATCCTGAATTAATAACTCTAAAGGCATTAAAAATGATACGAAAAGTTGACGCTATAGTGGTTCCTGTATCCTCATTGAAGTTGACGTATAACGCCGTTAAGCCGTATTTAGGCGGGAAGGAGGTTATAGAATTCAATCTGCCAGTGAGGAGAGATAGATCAGAATACAGAAAGCTGGCAGATTCCATCTCCTCGTATAGGGAAGTTGCCTACGTCACGTTGGGCGATCCAGCGTTTTACAGCTCTCTTTATAGGCTATCTGAACACGTTAGTGTCGCAGAAGTGGTGCCAGGGATCAGTTCCTTCTCGTGGTGCTCCGCCCTTCACAAGATTCCTATTGGTCTAGGAGATGAGAAAGTCCTCATCTCTCCAGGTAACTTAGATGGATCCTATAAAGCTGACACTTTCGTTTTCATGAAGGGAGAAACCGAGGCTCCTATAAAGTGTGGAAACGGTTACTTCACTGTATCTATAAAGAGATCAGCCCAGAGCCGAAACGGTTAG
- a CDS encoding ATP-grasp domain-containing protein: MTKIAVVHESPKVTEASKQLLLEIKNRGHTAYYIRVSRINSLDEEGEKISYAGKTLEIDGALLRNLGFLTTIEQMLRRVDVLREIENAGVTVMNNVDSMLLARDKYSSIIKLQRSGIPVPNTALLEDPFEVMRLTEKWKDVVIKPLVGSLGLGSVRVSDPDIAFRVAKSILSVNQPVYIQKYVKKPNRDIRAFVIGERLLGSFYRISQENWKTNVAQGALVQSIASADLKEIEEISVKATKALGLDYSGVDIVEDLDDGYKVLEVNAAPLWKGFETATSLNPSKYIVDLLLEKIRK, translated from the coding sequence TTGACAAAGATAGCAGTAGTTCACGAGTCACCTAAGGTAACTGAAGCTTCGAAGCAACTTCTTCTCGAGATTAAGAACAGAGGACACACGGCCTACTATATCAGGGTATCCAGGATAAATTCACTAGATGAGGAAGGAGAGAAGATAAGTTACGCTGGGAAAACCCTTGAGATAGACGGTGCGCTTCTGCGCAATTTAGGGTTTCTAACAACGATAGAACAAATGCTAAGGAGAGTGGACGTATTAAGGGAGATAGAAAACGCCGGAGTCACTGTAATGAACAATGTAGATTCGATGCTGCTGGCCAGGGATAAATATTCAAGTATAATAAAACTACAAAGATCTGGAATCCCAGTTCCTAACACGGCTCTTCTGGAGGACCCGTTCGAGGTAATGAGGTTAACAGAGAAGTGGAAGGATGTTGTAATAAAGCCGTTAGTAGGTAGCTTAGGATTAGGATCCGTTAGAGTTAGCGATCCTGATATCGCCTTCAGGGTAGCTAAGTCTATACTTTCAGTCAATCAGCCAGTCTACATCCAAAAATACGTGAAGAAACCTAACAGAGACATTAGGGCTTTCGTAATAGGAGAGAGACTATTAGGTAGTTTTTATAGAATTTCGCAAGAAAATTGGAAGACAAACGTAGCTCAGGGAGCCTTAGTTCAATCGATAGCGTCGGCTGACCTAAAAGAAATAGAGGAGATAAGCGTTAAGGCAACTAAGGCCTTAGGGCTGGATTACTCAGGTGTAGATATAGTGGAGGATCTAGACGACGGATATAAGGTTCTAGAAGTAAACGCCGCCCCCTTGTGGAAGGGATTTGAAACCGCTACCTCCTTGAACCCATCTAAATATATTGTCGACCTTTTACTTGAGAAGATCAGGAAATGA
- the gdS-2 gene encoding hexaprenyl pyrophosphate synthase translates to MDLMEFWFRSRVIIDELVEKFLKETREWEVMEMSKYIMRDGKRFRGTLMFLFNGALGGEEKNAYPGALATEILHSASLALDDIVDYDELRRGMKAAWAVYTNRKVIFVSNYLIPTALNIISGYGEKALKISVDLWKDTAVGALKDMYGKDDDYVRTVELKTASLFKLPAMLASFSSGKIELLDTLMEIGKNLGIIYQIVDDYVDCVTQDKDNLVGSAKQLFSLTTGRYESYVRLKYNEYKERYIQLVRSLPIDGEYVDQLLALPDFLAFGLIGESGIKNKIF, encoded by the coding sequence TTGGACCTAATGGAATTCTGGTTTAGGAGCAGGGTGATAATTGACGAACTTGTAGAGAAGTTCCTAAAGGAGACAAGGGAGTGGGAGGTTATGGAGATGTCTAAGTACATCATGAGGGATGGAAAGAGATTCAGAGGTACGCTAATGTTCCTTTTTAATGGTGCCTTAGGAGGAGAAGAGAAGAACGCGTATCCTGGAGCTCTAGCTACAGAAATACTGCACTCAGCATCCCTTGCCTTAGACGATATTGTAGATTATGACGAATTGAGGCGAGGTATGAAGGCAGCCTGGGCAGTATACACCAACCGAAAAGTGATTTTTGTGTCAAATTACCTAATTCCCACCGCACTAAACATTATTTCAGGATATGGAGAGAAAGCATTAAAAATAAGCGTAGATCTCTGGAAAGACACAGCAGTGGGAGCTCTTAAGGACATGTACGGCAAAGATGACGATTACGTTAGAACAGTTGAGTTAAAGACGGCCTCTCTTTTCAAGCTCCCCGCGATGTTAGCCTCATTCTCTTCTGGAAAGATAGAGCTCCTTGACACTTTAATGGAGATCGGAAAGAACTTAGGGATAATATATCAGATCGTAGACGATTATGTAGACTGTGTGACTCAAGATAAAGACAATCTGGTTGGAAGCGCTAAGCAACTGTTCTCTCTTACAACAGGCAGATACGAATCCTACGTTAGGTTAAAGTACAACGAGTATAAGGAACGTTACATTCAGCTTGTGAGATCGCTACCAATCGATGGGGAGTATGTGGATCAACTGTTGGCTTTGCCAGACTTCCTTGCCTTCGGTCTGATCGGAGAATCGGGAATAAAGAATAAAATATTTTAA
- a CDS encoding gamma-glutamylcyclotransferase, protein MYIFVYGSLRYGFELHHYLKRSRFVGLGYAENYEMYDLGGYPGVVKGEGRVWGEVYEIDATTLGLLDQVEDYKNQEDDLYVREMTSVYFDEKRQFKLDGVYIYRYNQLIKDREQIPSGDYPRWVGMPVILNLFAYAENTNYEVLTSRGVKEILREVNTILPGYKMVFNVPCKYGTCANLEKDQNGKVCGYTYTLLEDYLNTLDKAEGHLIRYVRRTVKVMDEQKREYFALTYVSDQTEGNSQPTEEYKNIILRGLNRRWKGGCISTGL, encoded by the coding sequence ATGTACATTTTCGTATATGGGAGTCTGAGGTACGGCTTCGAGTTACATCACTACCTAAAGAGATCTAGATTCGTAGGTTTGGGCTATGCGGAAAACTACGAGATGTATGACCTTGGCGGTTACCCTGGGGTGGTAAAGGGAGAGGGAAGAGTTTGGGGAGAAGTTTACGAGATAGACGCAACTACTCTAGGCCTTCTAGATCAGGTAGAGGATTACAAGAATCAAGAAGATGACCTTTACGTCAGGGAGATGACATCGGTTTACTTCGATGAGAAGAGGCAATTCAAGCTGGATGGCGTTTACATTTACAGGTATAACCAGCTGATTAAGGACAGGGAACAGATCCCTTCTGGAGATTACCCTAGGTGGGTTGGAATGCCAGTAATATTGAACCTATTCGCATACGCTGAAAACACTAATTACGAGGTTCTTACCAGTAGAGGAGTAAAGGAGATATTGAGAGAAGTTAACACAATTTTACCTGGATACAAGATGGTCTTCAATGTACCCTGCAAGTACGGTACGTGCGCTAACCTTGAGAAGGATCAGAACGGCAAGGTATGCGGTTATACATACACTTTACTGGAGGACTACCTAAACACTCTAGACAAGGCAGAAGGGCACCTGATAAGATACGTAAGGAGGACTGTAAAGGTAATGGACGAGCAGAAAAGGGAGTACTTTGCGCTAACTTACGTCTCAGATCAAACTGAAGGAAACTCTCAGCCAACTGAGGAGTACAAAAATATCATCCTGAGAGGGTTGAACAGGAGATGGAAGGGAGGCTGTATAAGTACTGGCCTATAA